The DNA region CCGGAGCGCGGCGGCCCTCGCTGAAGACCTTGTGTTTCCAAGCATTGGCAAGACGGTGCCAGCTGGTCGGTGCAGAGGGCAATGAAAGGGGCCGGCCTCGGCGCGGGTTGGGCAGGTGGCACGCGCGGCAGGAGGGCGGCGGGATACGGGAAGGAGCGGCCGGGCCCGGCCGGGCCCGGCCGCCGGTGTGCGCGGGTCAGCCCCTGATACCGGGAACCTTGCCGCGGGACTTGAGCAGGCACTCCGCCGCGAGCCGCCAGATCGTCGCCGCGAGGTCGATGTTGGAGGACTCCTGGGCCTGCAGGGCGAGGCGCTGGAGCCCGGCCATCCCCGCGTCCTCGTCGCCCTCCAGGATGCGCAGCTGGTTGTCCAGGACGTCGAGCCTGATCCGGCCCCGGTAGGACATCCGCCGCTCGGACCGGCCGAGCCGCCCGAGCAGGGCGCGGGCGTCCTCGTACCTGCCTTCGTGAAAGGCGAGATGAGTCTTGAGCGCGGTCAGTTCGTGCTCCATCGCGGAAGTCCTGGCGAAGGGCAGCGCCGCCTCGGCGGCCTCGATGTAGCGCTGGGCGGCGTCGGGTTCGGGCGGGAACTTCTGCAGGTGCAGATCGGCCGCGGTGAGCCGCAGCCGCAGCCACAGCGTCAGGTTCTCCCGGCTGCCGAACCGGTCGAGGGCCTGCTCCAGAAGCTCCTGCGCGGGCGTGAAGTCGCCCTGGCGCACCCGTACGGCGACCACGGTCCACATGGCCTCGGCCCACAGCGCGTCACTGCGGCCCTCGACCAGGACGGCCAGCTCGTCGGCGTGCCGCCGGGCGTCCGGCAGCCGGCCGGCCTCGGCCTCCACGGAGACCAGGACAAGCAGGACCGCGGCCAGGTCCTGGGTGGACAGCCCGTTCTCCAGGGCCAGTCGGTGGGCGGTGGTGGCCGCGTCGACGGCCGGGGCGATCTCGCCC from Streptomyces sp. NBC_01754 includes:
- a CDS encoding helix-turn-helix domain-containing protein, with the protein product MLEQPSFGRRLRQLRTERGLSQAALAGDGMSTGYLSRLESGARQPTDRAVAHLAGRLGIDPSEFEESRAASLAQSLSIATSLDSDETSELLAEALESAQAQDPMLRWQALWLLAQWKRRHGENAAERVYLEELVALSEEIGLAELRSRALTRLARSLRTTGEIAPAVDAATTAHRLALENGLSTQDLAAVLLVLVSVEAEAGRLPDARRHADELAVLVEGRSDALWAEAMWTVVAVRVRQGDFTPAQELLEQALDRFGSRENLTLWLRLRLTAADLHLQKFPPEPDAAQRYIEAAEAALPFARTSAMEHELTALKTHLAFHEGRYEDARALLGRLGRSERRMSYRGRIRLDVLDNQLRILEGDEDAGMAGLQRLALQAQESSNIDLAATIWRLAAECLLKSRGKVPGIRG